AGAAAATCCTGTGTCGTCACCTGGCGGCAATAACCTTTGATAGCATTGAGGGAGTTTTGCTGACGTTCTGGCGTCAGTGTCGCGCAGGCATCGGTCACTAATGTTACCAGATAGCCCAGATCGCAGGCGTCACGTACCGCGCTTTCAATGCATTGATCGGTAAGAAAACCCGCAATCACCAGATAACGTGTGCCAAGATTACGCAACACATAATCAATATTGGTAGAGATAAACACGCTGGAAGAGGTTTTCGACAGAACGATTTCATCATCCGCTGGTGCGATAGCTTCCAGCACCTGAGCGTCCCACGAATCACGCGGCACGTTAAAGCCGGTGATTTTGTAGTCGAGACTACGGTCACGTCCATCTTTGGTCAGACTTTCAATCACGGTGTACATCACTTCAACCTGACTGGCACGACACGCCGCCTGGACTTTTTGCATATTCGCGATGGTTTCACGTTCAATAATGTCAAAGAAATAACCAAACTTCTCGTGTTGCTCGGCTGTAGACATCCCGACATATTCACCACCATCACGGCGGGCGTTGTAGTTCTGCACATCGACAAATAACAACGTCGCGGCTTGTTTCTCAATCGGGATATTACGACTGGAGGGATTAAACATGAATTACGCCTCTTTTTTATATTGCTGACGGGTAAGCACATTCCAGCTGTCGGTAAAAATGGGGGCTAAATCCTCAGCCCAAGCCAGTTGTCCTGCTGGCTGTGCAATCAAATCCTGGCGGATTTCAATTTCCACATAAGGCAGACCATTTTTATTGGCATGCTGCGGTACGGCGTAGTCGGTTTCATCGGAAACGGAATAGGGTTGGTTATCTCCCACGCACCAGCGCTGGGTGTTGTGCAATTGTTCCAGCACCGTCAGGGCATAGTCGGCCTGATGCTGATACAGAACGCCAACCTGCCAGGGCCGCTGCTCACCATGAAACACCGGGGTGAAGCTGTGCATTGCCAGGATGCACGTCGGGATACCGTGCTGCTTGCGCTCGGCCAGTATCGCGCGGATAGCATCATGATACGGGGTGAAAATGTCGTCCCGTCGCTGGTCACGATCCTGCTGACTCAGGCCGATATTGCCCGGAATGGGGGTGGCTTCCGACACCACCGGGATCGAGCTGGGAATGCCAGGCAGGCGGTTGCAGTCGATCACCAGGCGGGAATAGCGCTGATGCACCAACGGGGCATTCAGTAACCGGCTCAGGTGCCGGGAAACCGCCAGTACGCCAATATCCCAGCCAATATGTCGGTCGATCTCATGCTGAGGTAAACCCAGATCGCCGAGCTGACGCGGAATGCGTTTTCCACCGTGGTCACACAGGATCAAAAAAGGGGAATCGCCTGTCCGGTTCTCCACCATCACTGGAGCGGGTTCATCGGAAAAAAGGAGTGGGACGCTCACGTCTTCAATTACCTCATTTAGATTTTGCATTCAAAGATAGGGGGCCAAGCGCTTCCCATTGCTGCAAGCGCTGCACGGTTTTATCGCCCTGACTTTCCATAATGCTGGCGATAATGGCATCGATCAGCACAATACCGGCGGCATAACCATCAAACAGCCACGGGGTTTCCACATGGATGGCCAGCACCACTTTAGCCAGAGAAGCGATGGGAGAGAGTTGGGTATCCGTTACCGCAATGAGCGTGGCGCCTCGCGCCACAATCTCCTGCGCCAGCTGATACATGTCCTGCTGGTAGCGGCGAAAATCAAACAGCACGAACACGTCGTTTTTATTGACGTCGATGATCTGCTGAATCCGGTCATGATGGTTTTCGGCGAGCACATCCACGCCGCGTCTTACCTGTTGCAGGTTGCGGCCAAAATACATCGCCAGCGATTGACTGATACGGCCACCGCCGAGGATCACATGATGTTCTTTGGCACCGATTAGCCGGGTGGCCTCGGCGATTTCGTATTCCGCGATGTCACGTAATGAACACTGGATTGCCAGCGTCGAAGATTTAATCGCCGCTTCCATCAGGGCCGACGCGCTTTCTGTCGTCACCCAGTTATCCAGACGTTGTAACGGACCTTTGGCCTGTTCAGAGATCTCATCACGCAGCGCCTGCTGAAAATCAACGAAGCCACCAAAGCCCAGGCGGCGGGCAAAGCGCACCACGGAAGGCAGGCTGACGCCAGCGCGATCTGCCAGCATCTGCACCGAACCTAAGCCCGCACCGGGATAGTCGGCCAGCATGGCCCTGGCAATT
This window of the Pantoea phytobeneficialis genome carries:
- a CDS encoding MurR/RpiR family transcriptional regulator gives rise to the protein MLAQQIKDNMAELSPAERKIARAMLADYPGAGLGSVQMLADRAGVSLPSVVRFARRLGFGGFVDFQQALRDEISEQAKGPLQRLDNWVTTESASALMEAAIKSSTLAIQCSLRDIAEYEIAEATRLIGAKEHHVILGGGRISQSLAMYFGRNLQQVRRGVDVLAENHHDRIQQIIDVNKNDVFVLFDFRRYQQDMYQLAQEIVARGATLIAVTDTQLSPIASLAKVVLAIHVETPWLFDGYAAGIVLIDAIIASIMESQGDKTVQRLQQWEALGPLSLNAKSK
- a CDS encoding isochorismatase family cysteine hydrolase, producing MFNPSSRNIPIEKQAATLLFVDVQNYNARRDGGEYVGMSTAEQHEKFGYFFDIIERETIANMQKVQAACRASQVEVMYTVIESLTKDGRDRSLDYKITGFNVPRDSWDAQVLEAIAPADDEIVLSKTSSSVFISTNIDYVLRNLGTRYLVIAGFLTDQCIESAVRDACDLGYLVTLVTDACATLTPERQQNSLNAIKGYCRQVTTQDFLNELAAG
- a CDS encoding N-formylglutamate amidohydrolase, producing MQNLNEVIEDVSVPLLFSDEPAPVMVENRTGDSPFLILCDHGGKRIPRQLGDLGLPQHEIDRHIGWDIGVLAVSRHLSRLLNAPLVHQRYSRLVIDCNRLPGIPSSIPVVSEATPIPGNIGLSQQDRDQRRDDIFTPYHDAIRAILAERKQHGIPTCILAMHSFTPVFHGEQRPWQVGVLYQHQADYALTVLEQLHNTQRWCVGDNQPYSVSDETDYAVPQHANKNGLPYVEIEIRQDLIAQPAGQLAWAEDLAPIFTDSWNVLTRQQYKKEA